CGGAGGTGTTCGACCACTTCTTCCGCCTGCTGGGGACCTCCGCCGCCGAGCAGCTGGATCTGCGGCAGCTGGATCCCGGCTACCGGGTGCTGTTCGAGGGGCATGAGGAGGGGCTGGATGTGAGCGCCTCTGCGGCCCGCAACGCCGACGCCTTCGAGCGGATCGAGCCGGGCGCCGGGCTGCAGCTGGCGAAGCACCTGGACTCCGCGGCCCGCACCTATGACGTGGCGCTCGAGCGGTTCCTCTACTCCTCCTTCACCTCGCTGCGGCCGTTCCTGTCCCCGCGCCTGGCGCTGCAGGCCCCTCGCCTGCTGCAGCTGCTCACCGAGCCGCTGGACCGCTTCGTGGCACGTCGCTTCCGGGATCCGCGGCTGCAGCAGGTGCTGGGCTATCCGGCGGTGTTCCTGGGCTCCTCGCCGGACCGTGCGCCGAGCATGTACCACCTGATGAGCGCCCTGGATCTGACCGGCGGGGTGCAGTACCCGATGGGCGGCTTCGCCCACCTGATCGAGGTGATCGCGGAGCTCGCGGAGCGCGAGGGCGTGCGGATGCACACCTCCACGCGCGCCACTCGGATCCTCACCGAGGAACCCGGCGAGGGGGTCTCGGGCCGACGGGGGCCGCGCCGGGCGCGAGCGCGCGGCGTGGAGGTGCGCGGGGCCGACGGGAGATCGCGCACGCTCCCCGCGGACGTGGTGGTCGCGACTGCTGACCTGCACCGGGCCGAGACCACCCTGCTGCCGCCCCACCTGCAGACCTACCCCGAGTCGTGGTGGCGGCGCCGCACCCCCGGGCCCGGCGCCGTGCTCGTGATGCTGGGAGTGACGGGCGAGCTGCCGCAGCTGGCGCACCACACCCTGCTGTTCACCCGGGACTGGGAGGAGAACTTCTCCGCCCTGCGCGAGGGGCGGATCCCCTCTCCCGCCTCGGCATACGTGTGCCGTCCCTCCGCGACGGATCCGTCGGTGGCACCGGCCGGGCATGAGAACCTCTTCGTGCTGGTGCCGATGCCCGCCGATCCGGGGATCGGACGCGGCGGGCTGGACGGCGGCGGCGACGCGGCCGTGGAGCGCGTGGCCGAGGAGGCGCTCGCGATGCTCTCCGCGCAGGCCGGCATCCCGGATCTCGCGGAGCGGATCGTGGTGCGCCGCACCGTGGGTCCCGGGGATTTCGCCGAGGATCTCGGGGCGTGGCGCGGCAGCATGCTGGGGCCTGCGCACACGCTGGCCCAGAGCGCGTTCTTCCGCGCCGGCAACGCCTCGCGGAAGGTGGAGTCGCTGCTGTATGCGGGCTCGAGCACGATCCCGGGGATCGGTCTGCCGATGTGCCTGATCAGCGCGGAGCTGGTCGCCAAGCGTCTGCGCGGGGATCGCTCGGCCTCCCCGCTGCCCGAGCCTGCGGCGGAGGCGGTGGCATGATCTCGCTCGTGTATCTGTGCGCGCTGCTGGTGCCGCTGGCCTGCATGGGACTGCTGGACAGACGCTTCCGCCTGGCGCTGTGGCGCGCGCCGCGGCGCGCGCTGGTGGTGGTCTGCGGCGGGATCGGGTTCTTCCTGCTGTGGGATCTGGCGGCGATCGCCGTGGGCCACTACCGGATGGGTCAGAGCCCGCTGATGACCGGGATCATGCTCGGGCCCGAGCTGCCGCTCGAGGAACTGGTGTTCATCACCTTCCTGAGCTACCTGACACTGGTGCTGCACGGCCTGGTGGGCATGCTCCGCCCCGCCATCGCGCGGTCACGGGTCTCGGCACCGACCTCGAGACCACAGGAGGAGCGATGAGCTACGCAGCGCTGGCCGGTCTGTTCCTCATCGTGCCCGTGCTGGTCACCGCGCTCGCGGTGGTGCTGCGCCGGCCGGGCCGGGGCTGGTGGGCGGTCACCGCCGGGACCATCGTGGTGCTGTGGGTGATGACGGCGGTGTTCGACTCGCTGATGATCGCCGCGGATCTGTTCCGCTTCGAGGAGTCGGAGCTACTGGGCGTGCGGATCGGCCTCGCCCCGGTGGAGGACCTCGCCTGGCCGCTCGCCGCCGGGCTGCTGCTGCCCTCGCTGTGGCTGCTGCTGGGCCCGGAGAGTGAACGATGAGCACGATGACCACGGCGAGCTCGTGGGCAGGGGCGGCGCGTCAGCTGCTGGCCTCCTCCCGTCCGCTGAGCTGGATCAACACCGCCTACCCCTTCGCCGCGGCGTACCTGCTCGCCGGCGGCGGGGTGGATATCCCGCTGGTGGTGGGCACCGTGTTCTTCCTGGTGCCCTACAACCTGCTGATGTACGGCGTGAACGACGTCTTCGACCATGAGTCCGATCTGCGCAACCCCCGCAAGGGCGGCGTGGAGGGGATCGTGCTGGATCGTCGCTGGCATGCGATGACGCTGTGGTCCGCGGGATTGCTCGCGCTGCCCTTCGTGATCGCGCTGCTCGCCTGGGGCGGGCCGGTCTCTGCGGTGGTGCTGGTGATCGTGCTGGCCGCGGTGGTGGGGTACTCCGCGCCCGGGCTGCGGCTGAAGGAGCGGCCGGTGGCGGATTCGCTGACCTCCTCGACCCATTTCGTGGGCCCGGCGGTGTTCGGCCTCGCCCTGACCGGGGCGCCGCTGAGCCTCACGGCGGCGGCGAGCCTGCTCGCCTTCTTCCTGTGGGGCATGGCCTCGCACGCCTTCGGCGCGGTCCAGGACGTCCAGCCGGACCGCGAGGCCGGCATCGGCTCGATCGCCACCGTGCTCGGCGCCGCGCCGACGGTGCGGCTCGCGATCGCGCTGTACGCCGCAGCGGGGCTGGTGATGCTGCTGGCCGGGTGGCCGGCGATGCTGGCCGGTGCGCTGGTGCTGCCCTACATCCTCAGCACCTGGCCGTTCCGATCGCTGGCCGATCAGCGGGCCGAGGAGGCGAACCGGGGCTGGCGGCGGTTCCTGTGGCTGAACCTGCTCTCGGGCTTCCTGCTCACGCAGCTGCTGATCGTGATCGCGCTGACCGGCTGAACAGCCCGTCAAAGAAGCGCGATGCGCTCCTTCGGTAGCGTGTACACCTCGCGACCCCGGAGGAGCCATCCGCTGATGCACCGCACCCCCTCCCAGCGCCGCGGGGACCATGTGCAGGGATACCTGGTGGGCCTCGCGATCGTGCTGGCCGGTCTCGCGCTCGCTCTCGGCCCGATCGCGATGGGCCCGATCGAGCTGCCCCGCAGCGTGCCGGCCGGGGTGCTGGCGGTGCTCGTCGGCCTGCTGTGGATCCTGCGCCGTGTGCTCGAGCAGCGGAGGGAGGCGCGCGCTGCGCGCCGGGCGTGACCAGCGCGAACAGGCCGCGCAGGACCGGGAGCGGCGCGAGCACGGCGCAGGGGCCACGGACTCCCGCTGACCCGCCCCGCGCCGCAGTACAGCGCAGAGCCCCGACGCGAGCGAGCGGGCCGGGGCTCTCCCCCTGGCTCAGACGGCGGCGGAGGCCTCGGAGAGCGTCGCGGCGAAGGGGTCGACGTCCGCGGGCACCGGCTCGACCTCGGTGAAGGTCGAGGAGATCTCCACGATCGAGTTCTCGGCGATCGCGGTCTCGATGCCCACCATGATGTCCAGGAGATGCGCGGAGACGGTGCCGGCGCCGATGATGCCGACGCCGACGGGTGCCGGCGGGCTGTGTCGCCGCGGTGCGTCAGCCGATCATGATCCCGGCGATGGTGGCGCTCATGAGGTTGGCGAGGGTGCCGGCGAGGATGGCCTTGAGCCCGAGCTGTGCGATCTCGGAGCGCCGGCTGGGGGCGATGCCGCCCAGGCCGCCCAGCAGGATCCCCAGCGAGGAGAGGTTGGCGAAGCCGGTGAGCGCGAAGCTGGTGATCGCGGCGGTCTTGGGGCTGAAGGACTCGATCTGCGGGCCGAAGCCGGCGAAGGCGACGAACTCGTTGACCACCACCTTCTGGCCCACGAAGCTGCCAGCGGCGACGGCCTCGCTCCAGGGCACCCCGATCATCACCATGATCGGCGCGAACACCCAGCCGAGGATCTGCTGGAAGGTGAGGTCGTCGGCGCCGAACCAGCCGCCGACCGTGCCGATCAGCAGGTTGATCAGCGCGATCAGGGAGATGAAGGCGAGCAGCATCGCGCCCACGGT
This genomic interval from Brachybacterium aquaticum contains the following:
- the crtI gene encoding phytoene desaturase family protein is translated as MSRVVVIGGGISGLATAALLARDGHEVDLVEAREELGGRAGSWEHGGFRFDTGPSWYLMPEVFDHFFRLLGTSAAEQLDLRQLDPGYRVLFEGHEEGLDVSASAARNADAFERIEPGAGLQLAKHLDSAARTYDVALERFLYSSFTSLRPFLSPRLALQAPRLLQLLTEPLDRFVARRFRDPRLQQVLGYPAVFLGSSPDRAPSMYHLMSALDLTGGVQYPMGGFAHLIEVIAELAEREGVRMHTSTRATRILTEEPGEGVSGRRGPRRARARGVEVRGADGRSRTLPADVVVATADLHRAETTLLPPHLQTYPESWWRRRTPGPGAVLVMLGVTGELPQLAHHTLLFTRDWEENFSALREGRIPSPASAYVCRPSATDPSVAPAGHENLFVLVPMPADPGIGRGGLDGGGDAAVERVAEEALAMLSAQAGIPDLAERIVVRRTVGPGDFAEDLGAWRGSMLGPAHTLAQSAFFRAGNASRKVESLLYAGSSTIPGIGLPMCLISAELVAKRLRGDRSASPLPEPAAEAVA
- a CDS encoding lycopene cyclase domain-containing protein, whose product is MISLVYLCALLVPLACMGLLDRRFRLALWRAPRRALVVVCGGIGFFLLWDLAAIAVGHYRMGQSPLMTGIMLGPELPLEELVFITFLSYLTLVLHGLVGMLRPAIARSRVSAPTSRPQEER
- a CDS encoding lycopene cyclase domain-containing protein, producing MSYAALAGLFLIVPVLVTALAVVLRRPGRGWWAVTAGTIVVLWVMTAVFDSLMIAADLFRFEESELLGVRIGLAPVEDLAWPLAAGLLLPSLWLLLGPESER
- a CDS encoding prenyltransferase encodes the protein MTTASSWAGAARQLLASSRPLSWINTAYPFAAAYLLAGGGVDIPLVVGTVFFLVPYNLLMYGVNDVFDHESDLRNPRKGGVEGIVLDRRWHAMTLWSAGLLALPFVIALLAWGGPVSAVVLVIVLAAVVGYSAPGLRLKERPVADSLTSSTHFVGPAVFGLALTGAPLSLTAAASLLAFFLWGMASHAFGAVQDVQPDREAGIGSIATVLGAAPTVRLAIALYAAAGLVMLLAGWPAMLAGALVLPYILSTWPFRSLADQRAEEANRGWRRFLWLNLLSGFLLTQLLIVIALTG
- a CDS encoding nucleoside transporter C-terminal domain-containing protein, with product MAVAREAELVAATTRRKGKGMAPSADATAAADGTAPISATAVDSAATSDAPAPTGGTSSAATSTEDDDEEDTLSYSNVIDAAAGGAADGLRLALTVGAMLLAFISLIALINLLIGTVGGWFGADDLTFQQILGWVFAPIMVMIGVPWSEAVAAGSFVGQKVVVNEFVAFAGFGPQIESFSPKTAAITSFALTGFANLSSLGILLGGLGGIAPSRRSEIAQLGLKAILAGTLANLMSATIAGIMIG